One genomic window of Punica granatum isolate Tunisia-2019 chromosome 1, ASM765513v2, whole genome shotgun sequence includes the following:
- the LOC116192712 gene encoding U-box domain-containing protein 3 isoform X1 gives MGTAVCGLINSISRFIHLVLCQTAFSVHLQPRYRKTMEILKLLKPVLDEVSEQKAPLNDRILCKECEELDVAVNEARELMENWSPKMSKISSVLQSEPVLMKIENSSFEICRIVSRLSPSSVSSSTLSMIEKLRPVKQDTVADLIEEVLRDLEHGRLSRSDTISKIIEMLDLKSNQGLLKESIAVEKERINAPTQEAGERLGLVTQISDVISHIRDYMVETYYIETTNGVPIPPYFRCPLSLELMVDPVIVASGQTYERASIQKWFDHGLDICPKTYQPLTHKNLIPNYTVKAMVLSWCEQNSVRVSNSSDMQIPSGHGSPQEYKRADSFGFFRRNSSRCDPRRSDASCRSSGEEFGGQSSENENYDSLSVEKVSIHSRSESTSSLISSTDYLPQKSDGTPRYSGKPDNNPHIPLDQLSGSKASITNLPNGRLDFDNLTTESHVKKLVEDLHSQSKEAEAAAAEELRLLAKLNTENRILIGQCGAIPHLLSLLYSPVKHTQEHAVSAILNLSINEENKALIAGLGPIEPLVHALQSGNEAARENSAAALFSLSALGDFKAKIGRSGAVKALVDLLGSGTLRGKKDAATALFNLSIFHENKGRIVQAGAVRSLVQLMDPASGMAEKALALLANLSTVGEGRVAIVREGGIPLLVEAVESGSRRGKENAASVLLQLCLNNPRFCTLVLQEGAVPPLVALSQSGTPRAKEKAQQLLSHFRNQREAALAKGKS, from the exons ATGGGCACGGCTGTGTGTGGTTTAATCAACAGCATTTCCCGCTTCATTCATCTGGTTCTCTGTCAGACTGCGTTCTCCGTCCATCTTCAACCTCGTTATAGAAAGACGATGGAAATCTTGAAGCTTTTGAAGCCAGTGCTTGATGAAGTTTCTGAACAGAAGGCACCACTTAATGATCGAATTCTATGCAAGGAGTGTGAAGAGCTGGATGTGGCCGTTAATGAGGCCAGGGAGTTGATGGAGAATTGGTCTCCCAAGATGAGCAAAATTTCCAGT GTTCTGCAGAGTGAGCCAGTGCTGATGAAGATTGAGAACTCTTCATTCGAGATCTGTCGAATAGTATCGAGATTATCACCATCATCAGTATCTTCATCGACCCTATCTATGATTGAG AAACTCCGACCTGTCAAGCAGGATACAGTAGCCGATTTGATAGAGGAGGTGCTTAGAGATCTAGAGCATGGTAGACTTTCTCGATCTGATACCATTTCCAAAATTATTGAGATGCTTGATCTGAAGTCGAATCAGGGACTGCTGAAAGAAAGTATTGCTGTCGAGAAGGAGAGGATAAATGCTCCAACCCAAGAAGCAGGGGAGAGGTTAGGTCTAGTTACCCAAATATCTGATGTCATTTCACACATACGCGATTACATGGTTGAAACCTACTATATTGAAACTACAAATGGGGTTCCAATTCCTCCTTACTTCAGATGTCCTCTGTCCTTGGAGCTCATGGTCGATCCGGTTATTGTGGCCTCGGGTCAAACATATGAGAGGGCCTCTATACAGAAGTGGTTTGACCACGGGCTAGATATTTGCCCTAAGACCTATCAACCGCTGACCCATAAGAACCTCATCCCAAATTATACTGTGAAAGCTATGGTGCTAAGTTGGTGTGAACAGAACAGTGTCAGGGTTTCAAACAGCTCTGACATGCAAATTCCGTCAGGTCATGGGTCCCCTCAGGAGTATAAGCGAGCAGATAGTTTTGGGTTTTTTCGGAGAAATAGCAGCCGATGTGATCCGCGAAGGAGTGATGCTTCGTGTAGATCAAGTGGAGAAGAATTCGGAGGGCAAAGTAGTGAGAACGAGAACTATGATTCTCTGTCGGTTGAAAAAGTGAGCATTCATAGCAGAAGTGAGTCTACCTCCAGTTTGATATCGAGTACTGATTATCTGCCCCAGAAATCTGATGGGACACCAAGATATTCTGGAAAGCCTGATAATAATCCACACATTCCACTGGATCAGTTGAGTGGCTCCAAAGCAAGTATTACAAATTTGCCGAACGGAAGACTAGATTTTGATAATTTGACTACAGAATCTCATGTTAAGAAGCTGGTGGAGGATCTACACAGCCAATCAAAAGAAGCAGAAGCAGCCGCAGCTGAAGAGCTGAGGCTGCTTGCGAAGCTCAATACAGAGAATCGAATTCTTATAGGCCAGTGTGGGGCCATCCCGCACTTACTGTCATTGCTATATTCTCCTGTGAAGCACACACAGGAACACGCTGTGTCTGCAATCCTCAACCTCTCGATCAATGAGGAAAACAAGGCCCTGATTGCTGGTTTGGGTCCTATTGAGCCTCTTGTCCATGCTTTGCAGTCAGGAAATGAAGCTGCTCGGGAGAATTCGGCTGCAGCACTGTTCAGCCTTTCAGCGCTAGGGGACTTCAAGGCCAAAATTGGACGTTCTGGGGCCGTAAAGGCCCTAGTAGATCTTCTTGGGTCGGGAACGCTCAGGGGAAAGAAAGATGCTGCCACGGCCCTCTTCAACCTCTCAATCTTCCACGAGAACAAAGGCCGGATAGTCCAGGCAGGAGCAGTGAGAAGCCTCGTTCAGCTGATGGACCCTGCCTCTGGGATGGCTGAGAAGGCCTTGGCACTCCTTGCAAATCTCTCAACAGTTGGGGAGGGAAGAGTTGCGATTGTAAGGGAAGGAGGGATTCCTCTATTAGTTGAAGCCGTGGAGTCTGGATCACGCAGGGGAAAGGAGAATGCGGCCTCAGtgctcttgcaactttgccttAACAATCCGAGGTTCTGCACTCTAGTCCTACAAGAGGGGGCTGTCCCTCCGCTAGTTGCCTTATCCCAGTCGGGCACCCCGAGAGCAAAAGAAAAG GCTCAGCAGTTACTGAGTCACTTCCGGAACCAGCGAGAGGCAGCTTTGGCAAAGggaaaatcttaa
- the LOC116192715 gene encoding TOM1-like protein 2 isoform X2, with translation MERFGNLAQWGEKLKTSGAQMSRMVSEKVKDIMQTPTLESKMVDEATLETMEEPNWGMNLRICSMINREELRGPEVVRAMKRKIASGGSTVSQSLTLDLLEACTMNCEKVFSEVASERVLDEMVRMIDNPRTDQGNRDKALQLISAWGQSESLDYLPVFRQTYMSLKNRRERQHHEESSSPEQYALESYIHREPLSPSRAEGYPIPRTEFLGTVQLSTEEKKEILVETRNTIDLLSSMINTETGQISAELSASMMSFNRSYRSLPGLKSAVKTLTRQTQHLQSRWAVKTTTRQILPPRSPQERERLPNQAATKAAAVGRSSPYLNLLELIIKIPLQ, from the exons ATGGAACGGTTCGGTAATCTAGCTCAGTGGGGCGAGAAGTTGAAGACGAGCGGGGCTCAAATGAGTCGAATGGTGAGCGAGAAAGTGAAGGACATAATGCAAACCCCGACTCTCGAATCGAAGATGGTCGATGAGGCCACCCTGGAGACCATGGAAGAGCCCAACTGGGGCATGAACCTTCGGATATGTTCGATGATCAACAGGGAGGAGCTCAGAGGGCCTGAGGTCGTGAGGGCCATGAAGAGGAAGATCGCCAGTGGTGGGAGCACCGTGAGTCAGAGTCTGACTCTCGATCTGTTGGAGGCTTGCACGATGAACTGCGAGAAGGTCTTCTCAGAGGTGGCTTCGGAGAGGGTGTTGGATGAGATGGTGAGGATGATTGATAACCCTCGGACAGATCAGGGCAATCGAGACAAGGCCCTGCAGTTGATTTCAGCATGGGGCCAGTCGGAGAGCCTGGATTATCTTCCTGTGTTCCGTCAAACATACATG AGCTTGAAAAACAGAAGGGAGCGTCAGCATCATGAAGAGAGCTCGTCTCCTGAGCAGTATGCCTTGGAATCATACATTCATCGAGAGCCTTTATCTCCATCTAGGGCTGAAGGATACCCTATTCCTCGCACAGAATTCCTGGGCACTGTTCAATTATCAActgaggaaaagaaagaaattcttGTCGAGACGAGAAACACCATTGATTTGCTCTCAAGCATGATCAATACTGAAACAGGACAAATTTCGGCTGAG CTCTCAGCCTCAATGATGAGCTTCAACAGATCATATCGAAGTTTGCCGGGGTTGAAGTCTGCAGTAAAGACCCTGACGAGACAAACACAGCATCTTCAGTCCCGTTGGGCAGTAAAGACCACGACAAGACAGATATTGCCTCCTCGGTCTCCtcaggagagagagaggctccCGAATCAGGCAGCAACCAAAGCAGCAGCGGTGGGCAGAAGCAGCCCCTATCTCAACTTGTTGGAGCTGATCATCAAGATCCCCCTGCAGTAG
- the LOC116198601 gene encoding NAC domain-containing protein 21/22-like, which yields MGLRDIGATLPPGFRFYPSDEELVCHYLYKKITNEEILKGTLVEIDLHTCEPWQLPDVAKLNANEWYFFSFRDRKYATGFRTNRATITGYWKATGKDRTVHDPVTHEIVGMRKTLVFYRNRAPNGIKTGWIMHEFRLETPHMPPKEDWVLCRVFHRSKAAADNINDSNVDLSHHFMLETTTLSPPSNNLTLMPRAGYGSNHNYDPLLSSSASSTLHQNNLTSNSNDNNNSSLFHLLQHHLDKNSSDGNSKAMDDMHGFFWGVDGLSSNNSLSGMRFDLDDDGGDIF from the exons ATGGGGCTGAGAGACATCGGAGCAACTCTGCCACCTGGGTTCAGGTTCTATCCCAGTGATGAGGAGCTCGTGTGCCATTACCTCTACAAGAAGATCACCAATGAGGAGATCCTTAAGGGCACTCTCGTCGAGATCGACCTTCACACCTGCGAGCCATGGCAGCTTCCCG ATGTGGCTAAGCTCAACGCAAACGAGTGGTACTTCTTTAGTTTCCGCGACCGCAAGTATGCCACCGGCTTCAGGACCAACCGCGCGACGATCACTGGGTACTGGAAGGCCACTGGGAAGGACCGGACGGTGCACGATCCGGTGACGCATGAGATCGTGGGGATGAGGAAGACGCTGGTGTTCTACCGTAACCGGGCTCCTAATGGGATCAAAACTGGCTGGATCATGCATGAATTCCGCCTGGAAACCCCGCATATGCCTCCTAAG GAGGACTGGGTGCTGTGCCGAGTGTTCCATAGAAGCAAAGCAGCAGCAGACAACATCAACGACTCGAACGTCGACCTAAGTCACCACTTCATGTTGGAGACGACGACATTGAGCCCTCCATCTAACAACTTGACGTTAATGCCCCGTGCTGGTTATGGCAGCAACCACAATTATGATCCGCTCTTGTCGTCCTCGGCTTCGTCGACCCTCCATCAGAACAACCTGACCAGCAACAGCAATGACAATAACAACAGTTCACTCTTCCATCTCCTCCAGCATCACCTGGACAAGAACTCAAGCGACGGAAACTCCAAGGCCATGGACGACATGCACGGCTTCTTCTGGGGTGTTGACGGGTTGTCCTCAAACAACAGCCTAAGCGGAATGAGGTTCGACTTGGACGATGATGGGGGTGATATATTCTAA
- the LOC116192712 gene encoding U-box domain-containing protein 3 isoform X2: MGTAVCGLINSISRFIHLVLCQTAFSVHLQPRYRKTMEILKLLKPVLDEVSEQKAPLNDRILCKECEELDVAVNEARELMENWSPKMSKISSVLQSEPVLMKIENSSFEICRIVSRLSPSSVSSSTLSMIEKLRPVKQDTVADLIEEVLRDLEHGRLSRSDTISKIIEMLDLKSNQGLLKESIAVEKERINAPTQEAGERCPLSLELMVDPVIVASGQTYERASIQKWFDHGLDICPKTYQPLTHKNLIPNYTVKAMVLSWCEQNSVRVSNSSDMQIPSGHGSPQEYKRADSFGFFRRNSSRCDPRRSDASCRSSGEEFGGQSSENENYDSLSVEKVSIHSRSESTSSLISSTDYLPQKSDGTPRYSGKPDNNPHIPLDQLSGSKASITNLPNGRLDFDNLTTESHVKKLVEDLHSQSKEAEAAAAEELRLLAKLNTENRILIGQCGAIPHLLSLLYSPVKHTQEHAVSAILNLSINEENKALIAGLGPIEPLVHALQSGNEAARENSAAALFSLSALGDFKAKIGRSGAVKALVDLLGSGTLRGKKDAATALFNLSIFHENKGRIVQAGAVRSLVQLMDPASGMAEKALALLANLSTVGEGRVAIVREGGIPLLVEAVESGSRRGKENAASVLLQLCLNNPRFCTLVLQEGAVPPLVALSQSGTPRAKEKAQQLLSHFRNQREAALAKGKS; the protein is encoded by the exons ATGGGCACGGCTGTGTGTGGTTTAATCAACAGCATTTCCCGCTTCATTCATCTGGTTCTCTGTCAGACTGCGTTCTCCGTCCATCTTCAACCTCGTTATAGAAAGACGATGGAAATCTTGAAGCTTTTGAAGCCAGTGCTTGATGAAGTTTCTGAACAGAAGGCACCACTTAATGATCGAATTCTATGCAAGGAGTGTGAAGAGCTGGATGTGGCCGTTAATGAGGCCAGGGAGTTGATGGAGAATTGGTCTCCCAAGATGAGCAAAATTTCCAGT GTTCTGCAGAGTGAGCCAGTGCTGATGAAGATTGAGAACTCTTCATTCGAGATCTGTCGAATAGTATCGAGATTATCACCATCATCAGTATCTTCATCGACCCTATCTATGATTGAG AAACTCCGACCTGTCAAGCAGGATACAGTAGCCGATTTGATAGAGGAGGTGCTTAGAGATCTAGAGCATGGTAGACTTTCTCGATCTGATACCATTTCCAAAATTATTGAGATGCTTGATCTGAAGTCGAATCAGGGACTGCTGAAAGAAAGTATTGCTGTCGAGAAGGAGAGGATAAATGCTCCAACCCAAGAAGCAGGGGAGAG ATGTCCTCTGTCCTTGGAGCTCATGGTCGATCCGGTTATTGTGGCCTCGGGTCAAACATATGAGAGGGCCTCTATACAGAAGTGGTTTGACCACGGGCTAGATATTTGCCCTAAGACCTATCAACCGCTGACCCATAAGAACCTCATCCCAAATTATACTGTGAAAGCTATGGTGCTAAGTTGGTGTGAACAGAACAGTGTCAGGGTTTCAAACAGCTCTGACATGCAAATTCCGTCAGGTCATGGGTCCCCTCAGGAGTATAAGCGAGCAGATAGTTTTGGGTTTTTTCGGAGAAATAGCAGCCGATGTGATCCGCGAAGGAGTGATGCTTCGTGTAGATCAAGTGGAGAAGAATTCGGAGGGCAAAGTAGTGAGAACGAGAACTATGATTCTCTGTCGGTTGAAAAAGTGAGCATTCATAGCAGAAGTGAGTCTACCTCCAGTTTGATATCGAGTACTGATTATCTGCCCCAGAAATCTGATGGGACACCAAGATATTCTGGAAAGCCTGATAATAATCCACACATTCCACTGGATCAGTTGAGTGGCTCCAAAGCAAGTATTACAAATTTGCCGAACGGAAGACTAGATTTTGATAATTTGACTACAGAATCTCATGTTAAGAAGCTGGTGGAGGATCTACACAGCCAATCAAAAGAAGCAGAAGCAGCCGCAGCTGAAGAGCTGAGGCTGCTTGCGAAGCTCAATACAGAGAATCGAATTCTTATAGGCCAGTGTGGGGCCATCCCGCACTTACTGTCATTGCTATATTCTCCTGTGAAGCACACACAGGAACACGCTGTGTCTGCAATCCTCAACCTCTCGATCAATGAGGAAAACAAGGCCCTGATTGCTGGTTTGGGTCCTATTGAGCCTCTTGTCCATGCTTTGCAGTCAGGAAATGAAGCTGCTCGGGAGAATTCGGCTGCAGCACTGTTCAGCCTTTCAGCGCTAGGGGACTTCAAGGCCAAAATTGGACGTTCTGGGGCCGTAAAGGCCCTAGTAGATCTTCTTGGGTCGGGAACGCTCAGGGGAAAGAAAGATGCTGCCACGGCCCTCTTCAACCTCTCAATCTTCCACGAGAACAAAGGCCGGATAGTCCAGGCAGGAGCAGTGAGAAGCCTCGTTCAGCTGATGGACCCTGCCTCTGGGATGGCTGAGAAGGCCTTGGCACTCCTTGCAAATCTCTCAACAGTTGGGGAGGGAAGAGTTGCGATTGTAAGGGAAGGAGGGATTCCTCTATTAGTTGAAGCCGTGGAGTCTGGATCACGCAGGGGAAAGGAGAATGCGGCCTCAGtgctcttgcaactttgccttAACAATCCGAGGTTCTGCACTCTAGTCCTACAAGAGGGGGCTGTCCCTCCGCTAGTTGCCTTATCCCAGTCGGGCACCCCGAGAGCAAAAGAAAAG GCTCAGCAGTTACTGAGTCACTTCCGGAACCAGCGAGAGGCAGCTTTGGCAAAGggaaaatcttaa
- the LOC116192713 gene encoding rho-N domain-containing protein 1, chloroplastic, with protein sequence MELIAGAPGYGPAEGKCLPCSGVSRTIVNVSPRSAFIDQYKSTSQVQFGSLRLSSRRAIVCCKSSSAGSRRNPDFPRHNKHGFSSGRNRPMEERESFDILDESDSFPSKNGPVLSIPSSPKSQATAVPGPREKEIVELFRKVQAQLRERAAVKEEKKSQDATKGPGKESETVDSLLKLLRKHSVEQSKRKTTGTTIRNLNTEQTEQQPSSSYEERGLSYFDSGNSVRDAARVPNNNASFSRPVSNFRRKSPVPRMKYPPINLETERNRSRVEMHPEPEDESELEPEPEPEAELEQFEEEPEAVISDEAVYHDMSGGNDLEPDESGNSENGEEQDQLGTEDLTGLKVVELRALAKSRGMKGFSKMKKEELLELLSESSA encoded by the exons ATGGAGCTGATTGCAGGTGCACCG GGTTATGGACCAGCTGAGGGCAAGTGTCTCCCATGTTCTGGAGTTTCCAGAACAATTGTCAATGTATCGCCAAGATCTGCTTTCATTGACCAATATAAAAGCACTTCGCAAGTTCAATTCGGATCTCTAAGACTTTCTTCCAGAAGGGCAATTGTTTGCTGCAAATCGAGTTCTGCGGGTTCGAGAAGAAACCCGGATTTCCCAAGGCACAACAAGCATGGGTTCTCCAGTGGAAGAAACCGCCCgatggaagagagagagagctttgATATCCTGGATGAATCAGATAGTTTTCCTTCAAAGAACGGTCCAGTTCTCTCCATTCCCAGTTCCCCAAAATCTCAAGCTACTGCTGTGCCAGGGCCCAGGGAGAAGGAGATTGTGGAACTCTTTAGGAAGGTCCAGGCACAGCTTCGGGAAAGAGCCGCAGtgaaagaggaaaagaagTCACAAGACGCCACAAAAGGACCGGGTAAAGAAAGCGAAACTGTGGACTCTCTCCTCAAGTTATTAAGGAAACACTCGGTGGAACAATCCAAGAGGAAAACCACAGGCACAACCATCAGAAACCTCAATACAGAACAGACCGAACAGCAGCCCTCGTCATCTTATGAAGAGAGAGGCCTGAGCTACTTTGATTCAGGTAACTCCGTCAGAGATGCAGCTCGAGTGCCTAACAATAATGCCTCTTTTAGCAGGCCTGTTTCGAACTTCCGCCGGAAGTCCCCGGTCCCAAGGATGAAGTACCCGCCCATTAATCTGGAGACAGAAAGAAATAGAAGTCGGGTCGAGATGCATCCAGAGCCTGAAGACGAGTCTGAGTTAGAACCCGAACCTGAGCCTGAGGCCGAGCTTGAACAATTTGAGGAAGAACCGGAAGCAGTTATTTCTGATGAAGCTGTATATCATGACATGTCAGGCGGGAATGACTTGGAACCGGATGAATCTGGAAACAGTGAAAATGGTGAAGAGCAGGACCAACTCGGAACTGAAGACCTCACTGGGTTGAAGGTTGTGGAACTGAGGGCTTTGGCAAAATCCCGGGGCATGAAAGGGTTCTCTAAGATGAAGAAAGAGGAGCTCCTCGAATTGCTCAGTGAAAGCTCAGCATAG
- the LOC116192715 gene encoding TOM1-like protein 2 isoform X1, translated as MERFGNLAQWGEKLKTSGAQMSRMVSEKVKDIMQTPTLESKMVDEATLETMEEPNWGMNLRICSMINREELRGPEVVRAMKRKIASGGSTVSQSLTLDLLEACTMNCEKVFSEVASERVLDEMVRMIDNPRTDQGNRDKALQLISAWGQSESLDYLPVFRQTYMSLKNRRERQHHEESSSPEQYALESYIHREPLSPSRAEGYPIPRTEFLGTVQLSTEEKKEILVETRNTIDLLSSMINTETGQISAEEYELGSSMLEKCKLSQPMIQGIIETTTDDECLLFEALSLNDELQQIISKFAGVEVCSKDPDETNTASSVPLGSKDHDKTDIASSVSSGEREAPESGSNQSSSGGQKQPLSQLVGADHQDPPAVEK; from the exons ATGGAACGGTTCGGTAATCTAGCTCAGTGGGGCGAGAAGTTGAAGACGAGCGGGGCTCAAATGAGTCGAATGGTGAGCGAGAAAGTGAAGGACATAATGCAAACCCCGACTCTCGAATCGAAGATGGTCGATGAGGCCACCCTGGAGACCATGGAAGAGCCCAACTGGGGCATGAACCTTCGGATATGTTCGATGATCAACAGGGAGGAGCTCAGAGGGCCTGAGGTCGTGAGGGCCATGAAGAGGAAGATCGCCAGTGGTGGGAGCACCGTGAGTCAGAGTCTGACTCTCGATCTGTTGGAGGCTTGCACGATGAACTGCGAGAAGGTCTTCTCAGAGGTGGCTTCGGAGAGGGTGTTGGATGAGATGGTGAGGATGATTGATAACCCTCGGACAGATCAGGGCAATCGAGACAAGGCCCTGCAGTTGATTTCAGCATGGGGCCAGTCGGAGAGCCTGGATTATCTTCCTGTGTTCCGTCAAACATACATG AGCTTGAAAAACAGAAGGGAGCGTCAGCATCATGAAGAGAGCTCGTCTCCTGAGCAGTATGCCTTGGAATCATACATTCATCGAGAGCCTTTATCTCCATCTAGGGCTGAAGGATACCCTATTCCTCGCACAGAATTCCTGGGCACTGTTCAATTATCAActgaggaaaagaaagaaattcttGTCGAGACGAGAAACACCATTGATTTGCTCTCAAGCATGATCAATACTGAAACAGGACAAATTTCGGCTGAG GAATATGAGTTGGGCTCAAGCATGTTGGAGAAGTGCAAGCTGTCACAGCCCATGATCCAAGGGATCATCGAGACCACTACTGATGATGAGTGTTTGCTTTTTGAAGCTCTCAGCCTCAATGATGAGCTTCAACAGATCATATCGAAGTTTGCCGGGGTTGAAGTCTGCAGTAAAGACCCTGACGAGACAAACACAGCATCTTCAGTCCCGTTGGGCAGTAAAGACCACGACAAGACAGATATTGCCTCCTCGGTCTCCtcaggagagagagaggctccCGAATCAGGCAGCAACCAAAGCAGCAGCGGTGGGCAGAAGCAGCCCCTATCTCAACTTGTTGGAGCTGATCATCAAGATCCCCCTGCAGTAGAGAAATGA